In Mustela erminea isolate mMusErm1 chromosome 15, mMusErm1.Pri, whole genome shotgun sequence, the following proteins share a genomic window:
- the TGDS gene encoding dTDP-D-glucose 4,6-dehydratase isoform X1 translates to MSAAGRTEPLGPPSSFAKRLLVTGGAGFIASHMIVSLVEDYPNYMIINLDKLDYCASLKNLETISNKQNYKFIQGDICNSHFVKLLFETEKIDIVLHFAAQTHVDLSFVRAFEFTYVNVYGTHVLVSAAHEARVEKFIYVSTDEVYGGSLDKEFDESSPKQPTNPYASSKAAAECFVQSYWERYKFPAVITRSSNVYGPHQYPEKVIPKFISLLQHNRKCCIHGSGLQTRNFLYATDVVEAFLTVLKKGKPGEIYNIGTNFEMSVLQLAKELIQLIKETSSESEMESWVDYVNDRPTNDMRYPMKSEKIHGLGWRPKVPWKEGIKKTIDWYRENFHNWKNAEKALEPFPV, encoded by the exons ATGTCGGCTGCGGGCCGGACGGAGCCCTTGGGTCCTCCCAGCAGCTTTGCGAAGCGGCTCCTGGTGACCGGGGGTGCTGGTTTCAT cgcaTCACATATGATCGTTTCTTTAGTAGAAGACTATCCAAACTATATGATCATAAATCTAGATAAG CTGGATTACTGTGCAAGCTTGAAGAATCTTGAAACCATTTCtaacaaacaaaactacaaattTATACAG gGTGACATATGTAATTCTCACTTTGTGAAATTgctttttgaaacagaaaaaatagataTAGTACTACATTTTGCTGCACAAACACATGTAG atctttcatTTGTACGTGCCTTTGAGTTTACGTACGTTAATGTCTATGGCACTcatgttttggtgagtgctgccCACGAAGCCAGAGTGGAGAAGTTCATTTACGTGAGCACAGATGAAGTGTACGGAGGCAGTCTCGATAAG GAATTTGATGAATCTTCACCCAAACAACCTACAAATCCTTATGCATCATCTAAAGCAGCTGCTGAGTGTTTTGTACAGTCGTACTGGGAACGATATAAG TTTCCAGCTGTCATCACGCGAAGCAGTAATGTTTACGGACCACATCAGTATCCAGAAAAG gttattccaaaatttatatctTTACTACAACACAACAGGAAATG CTGCATTCATGGATCAGGGCTTCAAACAAGAAATTTCCTTTATGCAACTGATGTAGTAGAAGCATTTCTCACTGTCCTCAAGAAAGGGAAACCAGGTGAAATTTATAACATCGGAACCAATTTTGAAATGTCAGTGCTCCAGCTTGCCAAAGAACTAATACAActg ATCAAAGAGACCAGTTCAGAGTCCGAAATGGAAAGCTGGGTGGATTATGTGAATGATAG accTACCAACGACATGAGATATCCAATGAAGTCAGAAAAAATACATGGCTTAGGATGGAGACCCAAAGTGCCttggaaagaaggaataaagaaaacaa TCGACTGGTACAGAGAGAATTTTCACAACTGGAagaatgcagaaaaggcattagAACCCTTTCCAGTATAA
- the TGDS gene encoding dTDP-D-glucose 4,6-dehydratase isoform X2 produces MIVSLVEDYPNYMIINLDKLDYCASLKNLETISNKQNYKFIQGDICNSHFVKLLFETEKIDIVLHFAAQTHVDLSFVRAFEFTYVNVYGTHVLVSAAHEARVEKFIYVSTDEVYGGSLDKEFDESSPKQPTNPYASSKAAAECFVQSYWERYKFPAVITRSSNVYGPHQYPEKVIPKFISLLQHNRKCCIHGSGLQTRNFLYATDVVEAFLTVLKKGKPGEIYNIGTNFEMSVLQLAKELIQLIKETSSESEMESWVDYVNDRPTNDMRYPMKSEKIHGLGWRPKVPWKEGIKKTIDWYRENFHNWKNAEKALEPFPV; encoded by the exons ATGATCGTTTCTTTAGTAGAAGACTATCCAAACTATATGATCATAAATCTAGATAAG CTGGATTACTGTGCAAGCTTGAAGAATCTTGAAACCATTTCtaacaaacaaaactacaaattTATACAG gGTGACATATGTAATTCTCACTTTGTGAAATTgctttttgaaacagaaaaaatagataTAGTACTACATTTTGCTGCACAAACACATGTAG atctttcatTTGTACGTGCCTTTGAGTTTACGTACGTTAATGTCTATGGCACTcatgttttggtgagtgctgccCACGAAGCCAGAGTGGAGAAGTTCATTTACGTGAGCACAGATGAAGTGTACGGAGGCAGTCTCGATAAG GAATTTGATGAATCTTCACCCAAACAACCTACAAATCCTTATGCATCATCTAAAGCAGCTGCTGAGTGTTTTGTACAGTCGTACTGGGAACGATATAAG TTTCCAGCTGTCATCACGCGAAGCAGTAATGTTTACGGACCACATCAGTATCCAGAAAAG gttattccaaaatttatatctTTACTACAACACAACAGGAAATG CTGCATTCATGGATCAGGGCTTCAAACAAGAAATTTCCTTTATGCAACTGATGTAGTAGAAGCATTTCTCACTGTCCTCAAGAAAGGGAAACCAGGTGAAATTTATAACATCGGAACCAATTTTGAAATGTCAGTGCTCCAGCTTGCCAAAGAACTAATACAActg ATCAAAGAGACCAGTTCAGAGTCCGAAATGGAAAGCTGGGTGGATTATGTGAATGATAG accTACCAACGACATGAGATATCCAATGAAGTCAGAAAAAATACATGGCTTAGGATGGAGACCCAAAGTGCCttggaaagaaggaataaagaaaacaa TCGACTGGTACAGAGAGAATTTTCACAACTGGAagaatgcagaaaaggcattagAACCCTTTCCAGTATAA